A window of the Emys orbicularis isolate rEmyOrb1 chromosome 1, rEmyOrb1.hap1, whole genome shotgun sequence genome harbors these coding sequences:
- the RPL8 gene encoding large ribosomal subunit protein uL2 — MGRVIRGQRKGAGSVFRAHVKHRKGPAKLRAIDFAERHGYIKGIVKDIIHDPGRGAPLAKVAFRDPYRFKKRTELFIAAEGIHTGQFVYCGKKAQLNIGNVLPVGTMPEGTIVCCLEEKPGDRGKLARASGNYATVISHNPETKKTRVKLPSGSKKVISSANRAVVGIVAGGGRIDKPILKAGRAYHKYKAKRNCWPRVRGVAMNPVEHPFGGGNHQHIGKPSTIRRDAPAGRKVGLIAARRTGRLRGTKTVQEKEN; from the exons ATGGGCCGCGTGATCCGGGGGCAGCGGAAGGGCGCCGGGTCTGTGTTCCGAGCCCACGTGAAGCACCGGAAGGGCCCCGCTAAGCTGAGGGCGATCGACTTCGCCGAGAGACACGGCTACATCAAGGGCATCGTAAAG GATATCATTCATGATCCTGGCCGAGGTGCTCCCCTTGCCAAGGTTGCATTTCGTGATCCATACAGGTTTAAGAAAAGAACAGAGTTGTTCATTGCAGCTGAAGGTATTCATACTGGCCAATTTGTTTACTGTGGCAAGAAAG CTCAGCTTAACATTGGAAATGTCCTACCTGTTGGCACtatgccagaaggaaccattgtctGTTGCCTTGAAGAGAAGCCTGGTGACCGTGGTAAATTGGCCCGTGCTTCTGGAAACTATGCCACAGTTATCTCCCACAATCCTGAAACCAAGAAAACCAGAGTGAAGCTGCCTTCTGGTTCCAAGAAGGTGATCTCTTCTGCGAACAGAGCTGTTGTTG GTATTGTTGCTGGTGGAGGTCGTATTGACAAGCCTATCCTAAAGGCAGGTCGTGCCTATCACAAATACAAGGCAAAGCGAAACTGCTGGCCACGTGTCCGTGGTGTGGCTATGAAT CCTGTAGAACATCCCTTTGGTGGTGGTAACCATCAGCATATTGGTAAGCCTTCAACCATCAGGAGAGATGCTCCAGCTGGTCGCAAGGTCGGTCTCATTGCTGCCCGTCGTACTGGTAGACTGCGTGGAACCAAGACCGTGCAGGAGAAGGAGAACTAA